From a region of the Lactuca sativa cultivar Salinas chromosome 4, Lsat_Salinas_v11, whole genome shotgun sequence genome:
- the LOC128133528 gene encoding uncharacterized protein LOC128133528, which yields MSSYAENNNQSINIVRQTQNVNTFTTPPKHNTTIQYCPSFTDVRTPFSNITNVINPLSNNRNDIIGFDKYTTSKLANKRQYHVLSNEMKSKNASTVTTSSSSIKLNPGCHKLKTKTRHLSPIPLIDLTEDVENIHQVNNENLIVGISNEYLDHGDQVVVCQTCRAKLWRNKSIRGKEKGNTDYSLCCGYGKVQLPDLKNAPPTYERMFRNMDSKSKHFMKNIRRYNSMFSFTSMGGKIDSSINRGNAPYIFRLGGQNYHSIGSLLPAKGSEPKFSQLYIYDTDNEITNRQRCFRGEKDQSTSTDSDIIEDIKVMLDSNNVLVRSYRMVRDTFQKNSEVDMKLRLIGRREQDGRTYNLPTASEVAALIIGDISDSIEKRDIVVQTKNGCLQRISELHPSYLPLQYPLLFPYGDDGYSVDILHRGVSFTNNSKRAKCTMREYFAYRVQDRDHSFSLILNSRRLFQQFLVDAYTMMETERMYYIRRQQHVLRCDSYENLRNQKAQGTTDISNVGQRVILPSSFTGGARYMLQNYLDAMSLCKWFGYPDFFITFTCNRKWPEIKRFLKGTSLQPEDRPDILCRLFKIKLDAFIKDLRDNQIFGKVQAYVYTIEFQKRGLPHSHICLFMHSDNKLPTVELIDPIISAEIPDRIEDPELYSLVNEFMIHGPCGAENMNCPCMVDKKCSKNFPKQFINHSSVDQNGFPLYRRRNDGHFVEKSGVRLDNRNVVPYNKYLLKRYQTHINIEWCNQGSSIKYLFKYINKGPDRATVAVVPTNNECENNDAVDEIAEYYDCRYLSACEASWRIFTYDVHCRYPSVVRLPFHLPNQQQIVYGEDNDIDDVLDKPSVAASKFTTWMECNAIDSEARKLTYVEFPKKFVWILNGRFWKRRKVGKAIGRIHSVSPKLGEAYFLRIFLNKVKGPTSFDDIRTVNGQTHSSFTDACYALGLLDDDKEYIDAIKEASHSGSELSLGVDELKNLTLFEIQQILLRNNSTLKNFKNMPYPDVESVSSSNNRLITEELDYDVPVIKNDYDRMFLALTDEQRNIFLNIMSVIQENKGGVFFVYGYGGTGKTFLWKTISAAIRSEGNIVLNVASSGIASLLLPGGRTTHSQFIIPFELTEDSFCNINPDGELASLIRKTSLIIWDEAPMVHKHAFEALDRTFKDLLRCVNSTISNIPFGGKVIVFGGDFRQILPVVPGGSRQNIVNASLSSSYLWEHCKVHRLTKNMRLTVGRDQSDIGKIRDFANWLLDIGEGKLGGPNDGETIIDIPDDILINDSHDPIGSLIEFVYPSILENYSDINYFQERAILAPKNEVVQEINDRLLKKFPGDEVEYFKFRQHM from the exons TACCATGTACTTTCAAATGAAATGAAATCAAAAAATGCATCCACAGTAACAACTTCTTCATCATCAATCAAGTTAAATCCAGGATGTCATAAATTAAAAACGAAGACAAGACATTTATCCCCTATCCCATTGATTGATCTGacagaagatgtagaaaataTACATCAAGTGAACAATGAAAATCTTATAGTTGGTATCTCAAATG AATATTTGGATCATGGTGATCAAGTTGTTGTATGTCAAACATGTCGTGCAAAGTTATGGAGAAACAAATCCATTAGAGGTAAAGAAAAGGGAAACAcggattattcattatgttgtggtTACGGCAAAGTTCAACTTCCAGATTTAAAGAATGCACCCCCGACTTATGAAAGAATGTTTCGAAATATGGACTCAAAAAGCAAACATTTCATGAAAAACATTCGACGTTACAATTCAATGTTTTCTTTCACGTCGATGGGTGGTAAAATTGATTCTTCAATCAATAGAGGAAACGCTCCATACATTTTCAGATTGGGTGGTCAAAATTATCATAGTATTGGAAGTCTTTTGCCAGCAAAAGGATCGGAACCAAAATTCTCTCAGTTATACATTTATGACACTGACAACGAAATTACAAATAGACAGAGATGTTTTCG TGGTGAAAAGGATCAATCAACATCAACTGATAGTGATATTATTGAAGATATTAAGGTGATGTTGGATTCAAATAATGTGTTGGTTAGATCTTATAGGATGGTAAGAGATACTTTTCAGAAAAATTCAGAAGTTGATATGAAATTACGACTTATCGGGAGAAGGGAGCAAGATGGAAGAACATATAACCTACCGACTGCTTCTGAGGTTGCTGCTTTAATAATTGGTGACATTTCGGATTCAATCGAGAAGAGGGATATCGTCGTTCAAACAAAAAATGGTTGTCTACAACGTATCAGTGAATTGCATCCTTCGTATCTTCCTCTCCAATATCCATTGCTATTTCCATATGGGGATGATGGTTATAGTGTTGACATTCTTCATAGAGGTGTGTCATTTACGAACAACAGCAAGCGTGCGAAATGTACAATGAGAGAATATTTCGCTTATAGGGTTCAAGACAGAGATCATTCGTTTTCTCTCATACTTAATTCAAGAAGgttgtttcaacaatttctgGTAGATGCCTACACTATGATGGAAACGGAGAGAATGTACTACATACGTAGGCAACAACATGTTCTTagatgtgattcttatgaaaattTACGTAACCAAAAAGCTCAAGGAACCACTGATATCTCGAATGTCGGCCAACGTGTCATATTACCTTCATCCTTTACCGGAGGTGCACGTTATATGCTGCAAAACTATTTGGATGCCATGTCACTATGCAAATGGTTTGGATATCCTGATTTCTTCATAACCTTTACGTGTAATCGCAAATGGCCTgagattaaaaggtttcttaaggGTACTTCACTTCAACCAGAAGACAGGCCTGATATACTATGTAGGTTGTTCAAGATCAAGCTTGATGCATTCATTAAAGACTTAAGGGATAATCAAATTTTCGGCAAAGTTCAAGCAt ATGTTTATACAATTGAATTCCAAAAAAGAGGTTTGCCGCATAGTCATATATGTCTATTCATGCATTCTGACAACAAGCTACCAACTGTTGAGCTTATCGATCCGATAATTTCAGCAGAGATACCAGACAGAATCGAAGATCCTGAATTATATTCACTTGTAAATGAGTTTATGATTCATGGTCCATGTGGAGCTGAAAATATGAATTGTCCATGCATGGTGGATAAAAAGTGCTCTAAAAACTTTCCAAAACAATTCATTAATCATTCGTCTGTAGATCAGAATGGTTTTCCGTTATATAGGCGAAGAAACGATGGTCATTTTGTAGAAAAATCAGGTGTAAGGTTGGATAATAGAAATGTTGTTCCATACAACAAATATCTATTGAAAAGATATCAGACACATATTAATATTGAATGGTGCAATCAGGGATCTTCTATAAAGTATTtgtttaaatacataaataagggtCCTGATAGAGCTACAGTTGCTGTTGTACCAACCAACAATGAATGTGAAAATAATGATGCGGTCGATGAAATAGCTGAATATTACGATTGTAGATATTTATCAGCATGTGAAGCATCATGGCGAATTTTTACATATGATGTTCATTGCAGATATCCTTCTGTTGTCAGACTGCCTTTTCATCTTCCTAATCAACAACAGATTGTATATGGTGAAGACAATGATATTGATGATGTTCTTGACAAACCTTCTGTTGCGGCTTCAAAGTTCACAACTTGGATGGAATGTAATGCAATCGACAGTGAAGCACGAAAACTCACATATGTTGAATTCCCTAAAAAGTTTGTTTGGATATTAAATGGTCGGTTTTGGAAGCGAAGGAAAGTAGGAAAAGCCATCGGTAGAATTCATTCTGTTTCACCTAAACTAGGTGAGgcatatttcttaaggatttttttaaataaagtaaAAGGACCAACATCATTTGATGATATTCGCACGGTAAATGGTCAAACACATTCTTCTTTTACAGATGCTTGTTATGCACTCGGGCTATTAGATGATGACAAGGAATACATTGATGCAATTAAAGAAGCAAGTCATTCTGGATCTG AATTGTCACTCGGAGTAGATGAACTTAAGAACTTAACTTTGTTCGAAATACAACAAATTTTACTTCGAAACAACTCTAcactcaaaaacttcaaaaacatGCCATACCCAGATGTTGAATCCGTTTCTTCTTCAAACAATCGGCTTATCACCGAGGAGCTAGATTACGACGTTCCCGTGATAAAGAATGACTATGATCGTATGTTTCTTGCATTAACAGATGAGCAACGTAATATTTTCCTAAACATCATGAGTGTTATTCAAGAAAATAAAGGAGGTGTCTTCTTTGTTTACGGTTATGGTGGAACGGGTAAAACTTTTTTATGGAAAACAATATCTGCAGCAATTAGATCTGAAGGAAATATTGTATTAAATGTTGCTTCAAGCGGTATTGCTTCCTTATTATTGCCTGGTGGTAGAACAACACACTCTCAATTTATAATTCCATTTGAGCTTACAGAGGATTCTTTTTGTAACATAAATCCAGACGGTGAGTTGGCAAGCTTAATAAGAAAAACCTCTTTAATAATTTGGGATGAAGCACCTATGGTCCATAAGCATGCATTTGAAGCTTTAGATCGAACTTTTAAGGATTTACTAAGGTGCGTAAATTCAACAATCTCAAATATTCCATTTGGAGGGAAAGTTATTGTCTTTGGAGGAGATTTTAGACAGATTCTACCTGTTGTTCCGGGTGGCAGTAGACAGAACATTGTAAATGCTTCTTTGAGTTCTTCGTATTTATGGGAACATTGCAAAGTCCATAGATTAACAAAAAACATGAGGCTAACTGTTGGAAGGGATCAATCAGATATAGGAAAAATAAGAGATTTTGCAAATTGGTTGTTGGATATAGGAGAAGGAAAACTTGGTGGTCCGAACGACGGTGAAACGATTATCGATATTCCGGATGATATTCTCATTAACGATTCACATGATCCTATAGGTTCCTTAATTGAGTTTGTATATCCTTCAATTTTAGAGAACTATAGCGATATAAATTATTTCCAAGAAAGAGCGATACTTGCTCCGAAAAATGAAGTTGTCCAGGAAATAAACGACCGTTTGCTTAAGAAGTTTCCAGGAGATGAAGTTGAATATTTTAAGTTCAGACAGCATATGTGA